In a single window of the Desulfonatronum thiodismutans genome:
- a CDS encoding TetR/AcrR family transcriptional regulator, with amino-acid sequence MSYRIEILNAASKLFAERGFKDTSIADLSKLSGAAEGTIFHHFKNKEGILIELLIKVKKDILREVSGNIEKQGTGMDLVERAVHQFFTLSETMEFEFLLLFRNYPYQLAAVNPDCRKCIEEIYNCFLELFIEGIEKGQQDGTIRDCKPFRTAVILFAMVVGIVRFKLFNLYPVESFYAEIMDSCRKMLEPR; translated from the coding sequence GTGTCTTATCGCATCGAAATCCTCAACGCGGCCTCGAAGCTGTTCGCCGAACGCGGCTTCAAGGATACGTCCATCGCCGATCTCTCCAAGCTCAGCGGTGCCGCCGAGGGAACCATTTTTCATCACTTCAAGAACAAGGAAGGCATCCTGATCGAACTGCTGATCAAGGTGAAGAAGGATATTTTGCGGGAAGTCTCGGGGAATATCGAAAAGCAGGGGACCGGAATGGATTTGGTGGAGCGCGCGGTGCACCAGTTTTTCACGCTCTCGGAAACCATGGAGTTCGAATTTCTGCTTTTGTTCCGAAACTACCCCTACCAGCTCGCCGCCGTGAATCCGGATTGCCGCAAGTGCATCGAGGAAATTTACAACTGCTTCCTAGAGTTATTTATCGAAGGCATCGAAAAGGGCCAGCAAGACGGCACCATTCGGGACTGCAAGCCGTTTCGCACCGCGGTCATTCTTTTTGCCATGGTGGTGGGCATTGTTCGGTTCAAGCTGTTCAATCTCTATCCCGTGGAGTCCTTTTACGCCGAGATCATGGATTCTTGCCGCAAGATGCTGGAACCGCGCTGA